A genomic segment from Streptomyces sp. NBC_00237 encodes:
- a CDS encoding alpha/beta fold hydrolase yields MLRLLRDLASHTIAKHEHSGVAPHHYVVPVTDTWARATKIDAPVLAIVGGVDSDDNHRMAERLVRTVPHGRLVRVEDTAHYPSMERPDVFNAYVREFLTAL; encoded by the coding sequence GTGCTGCGCCTGCTCCGCGACCTGGCGTCGCACACCATCGCCAAGCACGAGCACTCCGGGGTCGCCCCGCACCACTACGTCGTCCCGGTCACCGACACCTGGGCGCGCGCCACCAAGATCGACGCACCCGTGCTGGCGATCGTCGGCGGCGTCGACTCCGACGACAACCACCGGATGGCGGAGCGCCTGGTACGCACCGTCCCGCACGGCCGCCTCGTACGCGTCGAGGACACCGCGCACTACCCGAGCATGGAGCGGCCGGACGTCTTCAACGCGTACGTGCGGGAGTTCCTGACCGCGCTCTGA
- a CDS encoding ATP-binding protein encodes MPEQPDTTHLIWPPNGLGVPHSYTLFCPPLPTSPRIAREFVASVLHSLELDDLIDAATMCTSELVTNAVVHAQGIGNLLWLAVEHTHIRLTVYDGSPAKPTLTDMDEDGENGRGLWLLEVLTDGRWGTEPGAPLGINGREGKGVWCELAAPITNPALSTLS; translated from the coding sequence ATGCCAGAGCAACCGGACACCACCCACCTCATCTGGCCCCCCAACGGCCTCGGCGTACCCCACTCGTACACCCTGTTCTGCCCACCCCTCCCCACCTCCCCCCGCATAGCCCGTGAGTTCGTCGCCTCGGTGCTGCACTCCCTCGAACTGGACGACCTGATCGACGCCGCCACCATGTGCACGTCCGAGCTCGTCACCAACGCGGTCGTCCACGCCCAGGGCATCGGCAACCTCCTCTGGCTCGCCGTCGAGCACACCCACATCCGCCTCACCGTGTACGACGGCAGCCCCGCCAAACCCACCCTCACCGACATGGACGAGGACGGCGAGAACGGGCGCGGGCTCTGGCTCCTCGAAGTCCTCACCGATGGAAGATGGGGCACGGAGCCCGGCGCGCCCCTCGGAATCAATGGGCGGGAGGGTAAGGGGGTGTGGTGCGAACTCGCCGCACCGATCACGAACCCCGCACTGAGCACCCTCAGTTGA
- a CDS encoding serine/threonine-protein kinase: MSEVNLPSYVGSYAVERELGAGGMGTVYLARSRGGRTVAVKVARPELAADPHFRERFRAEVEAARKVGGFHTAQVVDADPEAAAPWLATAYIAGPTLSGLLAAQGPMGEADLRLLGAALAEALQAIHGCGLVHRDLKPGNIIMADDGPRVLDFGIARALESSRLTSTGAAFGTPGFLAPEQAQGLEVDAAADVFALGAVLVAAAGGSAFGGGTPMGLMYRAVHEEPDLSALPPRIRPTIATCLAKNPAQRPTPQALLDHFAPSIAPQPTAVVHSLTLPNAAVPPTPPPGAATSPVDGGVAGALTVAAAPHARPGPPAPTAPEPERQRPGLRIAKIAAVVIAVGGAGYGAYELSDASFPEATHELTAPVSLLGGVYEHDGTSPLTPNDQPNTLTERNVKHFSVQYKGTAKAPTFETVHLYGSTGLFKSASPDSLIDAMTVTGSEVVQAGLSTIRVPGSDVDIRCVTVDGSTVCGWGDANTEVAIEFTPSAPLDLAAAETSKIRDDIRKPIRQGTGKP, from the coding sequence ATGAGCGAAGTGAATCTGCCGTCTTACGTGGGCAGTTACGCGGTCGAGCGCGAACTGGGCGCGGGCGGCATGGGGACCGTGTACCTGGCGCGTTCCCGGGGCGGGCGCACCGTCGCCGTGAAGGTGGCCCGCCCCGAACTGGCCGCCGATCCGCACTTCCGGGAAAGGTTCCGCGCGGAGGTCGAAGCGGCCCGCAAGGTCGGCGGCTTCCATACGGCGCAGGTCGTCGACGCCGACCCCGAAGCGGCGGCGCCCTGGCTGGCGACCGCCTACATAGCCGGGCCGACCCTGTCGGGGCTGCTCGCCGCCCAGGGGCCGATGGGAGAGGCGGACCTGCGTCTGCTGGGTGCCGCGCTCGCCGAAGCGCTGCAAGCCATCCACGGCTGTGGCCTCGTCCACCGTGACCTCAAGCCGGGCAACATCATCATGGCTGACGACGGGCCGAGGGTGCTCGACTTCGGCATCGCCCGCGCCCTGGAGTCGAGCAGGCTCACCTCCACCGGTGCGGCCTTCGGCACCCCCGGCTTCCTGGCCCCCGAGCAGGCCCAGGGGCTCGAAGTCGACGCGGCTGCTGATGTGTTCGCGTTGGGCGCGGTGCTGGTGGCGGCGGCGGGCGGCAGCGCGTTCGGGGGCGGCACCCCGATGGGGCTGATGTACCGGGCGGTCCACGAGGAGCCGGACCTCTCCGCGCTGCCCCCGCGCATACGACCCACGATCGCCACGTGCCTGGCCAAGAACCCGGCACAACGCCCCACCCCACAAGCCCTGTTGGACCACTTCGCGCCCAGCATCGCTCCGCAGCCGACGGCGGTGGTGCACTCGCTGACCCTGCCGAACGCGGCCGTGCCCCCGACGCCGCCACCCGGGGCGGCGACCTCGCCGGTCGACGGCGGTGTCGCCGGTGCCCTGACCGTCGCCGCCGCACCGCACGCCCGCCCTGGCCCCCCGGCCCCGACCGCACCGGAGCCGGAGCGCCAGCGCCCGGGGCTGCGCATCGCCAAGATCGCCGCAGTCGTGATCGCGGTCGGCGGCGCGGGCTACGGAGCGTACGAGCTCTCCGACGCTTCCTTTCCCGAGGCCACGCACGAACTCACGGCACCCGTAAGCCTGTTGGGCGGCGTCTACGAGCACGACGGCACCTCGCCCCTCACCCCGAACGACCAGCCGAACACGTTGACCGAGAGGAACGTGAAGCACTTCTCGGTCCAGTACAAAGGCACCGCGAAGGCCCCGACGTTCGAGACCGTCCACCTCTACGGCTCGACCGGCCTGTTCAAGTCCGCTTCGCCGGACAGCCTGATCGACGCCATGACCGTCACGGGCAGCGAAGTCGTCCAGGCCGGACTCAGCACGATCCGGGTCCCGGGCTCGGACGTGGACATCCGCTGCGTGACGGTGGACGGTTCGACCGTATGCGGCTGGGGCGACGCCAATACGGAGGTCGCGATCGAGTTCACTCCCAGTGCCCCGCTGGACCTGGCGGCGGCGGAGACCAGCAAGATACGCGACGACATCCGCAAGCCGATCAGACAAGGGACCGGCAAGCCGTGA
- a CDS encoding methylmalonyl-CoA mutase has protein sequence MDAEAIEEGRQRWQARYDKARKRDADFSTLSGDEVEPVYGPRPGDTYEGFERIGWPGEYPFTRGLHATGYRGRTWTIRQFAGFGNAEQTNERYKMILAAGGGGLSVAFDMPTLMGRDSDDPRALGEVGHCGVAIDSAADMEILFRDIPLGDVTTSMTISGPAVPAFCMYLVAAERQGVDPAVLNGTLQTDIFKEYIAQKEWLFQPEPHLRLIGDLMEHCAAGIPAYKPLSVSGYHIREAGATAAQELAYTLADGFGYVELGLSRGLEVDHFASGLSFFFDAHLDFFEEIAKFRAARRIWARWMKEVYGAKSDKAQWLRFHTQTAGVSLTAQQPYNNVVRTAVEALSAVLGGTNSLHTNALDETLALPSEQAAEIALRTQQVLMEETGVANVADPLGGSWYVEQLTDRIEADAEKIFEQIKERGLRAHPDGQHPIGPITSGILRGIEDGWFTGEIAESAFQYQRSLEKGDKKVVGVNTAHGSVTGDLEILRVSHEVETEQVRALADRKAHRDDAKVRSSLDAMLAAARDGSNMIEPMLAAVRAEATLGEICGVLRDEWGVYVEPPGF, from the coding sequence ATGGACGCCGAAGCGATCGAAGAGGGCCGCCAGCGATGGCAGGCCCGGTACGACAAGGCACGCAAGCGCGACGCCGACTTCAGCACGCTCTCCGGGGACGAGGTCGAGCCCGTCTACGGCCCCCGCCCCGGCGACACGTACGAAGGCTTCGAGCGCATCGGCTGGCCGGGCGAGTACCCCTTCACCCGGGGTCTGCACGCCACCGGCTACCGGGGCAGGACCTGGACCATCCGCCAGTTCGCGGGCTTCGGCAACGCCGAGCAGACCAACGAGCGCTACAAGATGATCCTCGCGGCGGGCGGCGGCGGACTGAGCGTCGCCTTCGACATGCCCACCCTCATGGGCCGCGACTCCGACGACCCCCGCGCCCTCGGCGAGGTCGGCCACTGTGGCGTGGCCATCGACTCGGCCGCCGACATGGAGATCCTCTTCAGGGACATCCCGCTGGGTGACGTCACGACGTCGATGACGATCAGCGGCCCGGCCGTCCCCGCCTTCTGCATGTACCTGGTCGCCGCCGAGCGTCAGGGCGTCGACCCCGCCGTCCTCAACGGCACGCTCCAGACGGACATCTTCAAGGAGTACATCGCCCAGAAGGAGTGGCTCTTCCAGCCCGAGCCGCACCTCCGCCTCATCGGCGACCTCATGGAGCACTGCGCCGCCGGAATCCCCGCCTACAAGCCCCTCTCCGTCTCCGGCTACCACATCCGCGAGGCGGGCGCGACGGCCGCACAGGAGCTGGCGTACACGCTCGCCGACGGATTCGGTTACGTGGAGCTGGGGTTGAGCCGTGGCCTGGAGGTCGACCACTTCGCCTCCGGCCTCTCCTTCTTCTTCGACGCGCACCTCGACTTCTTCGAGGAGATCGCCAAGTTCCGTGCCGCGCGCAGGATCTGGGCCCGCTGGATGAAGGAGGTGTACGGGGCGAAGAGCGACAAGGCGCAGTGGCTCCGCTTCCACACCCAGACGGCGGGTGTCTCCCTGACCGCCCAGCAGCCGTACAACAACGTCGTCCGCACGGCCGTCGAGGCCCTGTCCGCCGTCCTCGGCGGCACCAACTCCCTCCACACCAACGCCCTCGACGAGACCCTCGCGCTCCCGAGCGAGCAGGCGGCGGAGATCGCCCTGCGCACCCAGCAGGTGCTGATGGAGGAGACCGGCGTCGCCAACGTCGCCGACCCGCTGGGCGGCTCCTGGTACGTCGAGCAGCTCACGGACCGCATCGAGGCCGACGCGGAGAAGATCTTCGAGCAGATCAAGGAGCGCGGGCTGCGCGCCCACCCGGACGGGCAGCACCCGATCGGGCCGATCACCTCGGGCATCCTGCGCGGCATCGAGGACGGCTGGTTCACCGGCGAGATCGCCGAGTCGGCCTTCCAGTACCAGCGCTCGCTGGAGAAGGGCGACAAGAAGGTCGTCGGTGTGAACACCGCCCACGGCTCGGTGACCGGAGACCTCGAAATCCTGCGCGTCAGCCACGAGGTGGAGACCGAGCAGGTGCGGGCCCTCGCCGACCGCAAGGCGCACCGCGACGACGCGAAGGTCCGCTCCTCGCTGGACGCGATGCTGGCCGCCGCCCGCGACGGGTCCAACATGATCGAGCCGATGCTCGCCGCCGTACGGGCGGAGGCGACGCTCGGGGAGATCTGCGGGGTGCTGCGGGACGAGTGGGGCGTGTACGTCGAACCCCCGGGCTTCTAG
- a CDS encoding MarR family winged helix-turn-helix transcriptional regulator, with the protein MTTTTTTTSTARVPATPQHTANPQAADADLASQPVAYWTGVASHAVKNLLRDSMARYDVTQPQWWVLNRVDATPTRAEVIAVLADVAETRYDVPRVIDQLLHRGWLAADADDRLSLTESGRAGRAEIKQLVTGLRAQVHEGVTDEEYVAALKVLRRMTANARQSTQPWQ; encoded by the coding sequence ATGACGACCACGACGACCACCACGAGCACCGCCCGGGTCCCCGCCACCCCTCAGCACACGGCCAACCCCCAGGCCGCCGACGCCGACCTCGCCTCGCAGCCCGTCGCGTACTGGACGGGGGTGGCGAGCCACGCCGTCAAGAACCTGCTGCGCGACTCGATGGCGCGGTACGACGTGACGCAGCCGCAGTGGTGGGTGCTCAACCGCGTCGACGCCACGCCCACGCGCGCCGAGGTGATCGCCGTCCTCGCGGACGTCGCCGAGACCCGGTACGACGTCCCCCGCGTCATCGACCAGCTCCTGCACCGGGGCTGGCTCGCCGCCGACGCCGACGACCGCCTGTCGCTCACGGAATCGGGCCGCGCGGGCCGGGCGGAGATCAAGCAACTGGTCACGGGCCTGCGCGCCCAGGTCCACGAGGGCGTCACGGACGAGGAGTACGTGGCCGCCCTGAAGGTACTCCGCCGCATGACCGCCAACGCGAGGCAGAGCACGCAGCCCTGGCAGTAG